A region of Mycolicibacterium brumae DNA encodes the following proteins:
- the glmS gene encoding glutamine--fructose-6-phosphate transaminase (isomerizing), giving the protein MCGIVGYVGPRPACGIVVDALRRMEYRGYDSAGLALIDDNDQLVVRRRAGRLANLEEALAETDAAELTGTTGIGHTRWATHGRPTDRNAHPHRDASGRFAVVHNGIIENFASLRAELEGFGVEFASDTDSEVAVHLVARAYYHGPTAGDFVASALSVLRRLEGHFTLVFTCADDPDTIVAARRSTPLVVGVGDGEMFLGSDVAAFIEHTREAIELGQDTAVVLRADGCDILDFEGNDSAANARPFHIDWDLSAAQKSGYDYFMLKEIAEQPTAVGDTLLGHFADNRVILDEQRLSDQELREIDKVFVVACGTAYHSGLVAKYAIEHWTRLPVEVELASEFRYRDPVLDRSTLVVAVSQSGETADTLEAVRHAKEQKAKVLAICNTNGSQIPRESDAVLYTRAGPEIGVAATKTFLAQIVAAYLVGLALAQARGTKYPDEVRREYRELESMPALVEQVLERMEPVAEIARRFATSQTVLFLGRHVGYPVALEGALKLKELAYMHAEGFAAGELKHGPIALIEDGVPVIVAMPSPKGNALLHSKLLSNIREVQARGAVTIVIAEEGDDTVRPYADHLIELPAVSTLLQPLLSTIPLQVFAASVALARGYDVDKPRNLAKSVTVE; this is encoded by the coding sequence ATGTGTGGAATCGTCGGCTACGTCGGGCCTCGACCGGCCTGTGGCATCGTCGTCGATGCGCTGCGCCGGATGGAATACCGCGGGTATGACTCGGCGGGTTTGGCGCTGATCGACGACAACGACCAACTGGTCGTCCGCCGCCGCGCCGGTCGGCTGGCCAACCTGGAAGAGGCCCTGGCCGAGACCGATGCGGCCGAGCTCACCGGGACGACGGGCATCGGGCACACCCGGTGGGCCACCCACGGTCGGCCCACCGACCGCAACGCCCACCCGCACCGCGACGCCTCCGGTCGCTTCGCCGTCGTGCACAACGGCATCATCGAGAACTTCGCGTCGCTGCGCGCCGAGCTGGAAGGCTTCGGCGTCGAGTTCGCCAGCGACACCGACAGCGAGGTCGCGGTGCACCTGGTGGCCCGCGCCTACTACCACGGCCCGACCGCCGGCGATTTCGTCGCGTCGGCGCTATCGGTGCTGCGCCGGCTGGAGGGCCACTTCACCCTGGTGTTCACCTGCGCCGACGACCCCGACACCATCGTCGCGGCGCGCCGCTCCACCCCGCTGGTGGTGGGCGTCGGCGACGGCGAGATGTTCCTCGGCTCGGACGTCGCGGCGTTCATCGAGCACACCCGCGAGGCCATCGAACTGGGCCAGGACACCGCCGTGGTGCTGCGCGCCGATGGCTGCGACATCCTGGACTTCGAAGGCAACGACTCCGCGGCCAACGCGCGTCCCTTCCACATCGACTGGGACCTGTCGGCCGCGCAGAAGAGCGGCTACGACTACTTCATGCTCAAGGAGATCGCCGAGCAGCCCACCGCCGTCGGCGACACCCTGCTCGGCCACTTCGCCGACAATCGGGTGATCCTCGACGAGCAGCGCCTGTCCGACCAGGAGCTCCGCGAGATCGACAAGGTCTTCGTGGTGGCCTGCGGCACCGCCTATCACTCCGGGCTGGTGGCCAAATACGCCATCGAGCACTGGACCCGGCTGCCCGTCGAGGTCGAACTGGCCAGCGAGTTCCGCTACCGCGACCCGGTGCTGGACCGCAGCACCCTGGTCGTCGCGGTGTCGCAGTCCGGTGAGACCGCCGACACCCTGGAGGCCGTCCGGCACGCCAAGGAGCAGAAGGCCAAGGTGCTGGCCATCTGCAACACCAACGGCAGCCAGATCCCGCGCGAGTCCGACGCGGTGCTCTACACCCGCGCCGGGCCGGAGATCGGCGTCGCGGCCACCAAGACGTTCCTGGCCCAGATCGTCGCCGCCTACCTGGTCGGCCTGGCGCTGGCCCAGGCCCGCGGCACCAAGTACCCCGACGAGGTGCGCCGCGAGTACCGCGAGCTGGAGTCCATGCCGGCGCTGGTCGAGCAGGTGCTGGAACGGATGGAGCCGGTCGCCGAGATCGCCCGACGGTTCGCCACCTCGCAGACCGTGCTGTTCCTGGGCCGCCACGTCGGTTACCCGGTGGCGCTGGAGGGCGCGCTGAAGCTCAAGGAACTGGCCTACATGCACGCCGAGGGGTTCGCGGCCGGCGAGCTCAAGCACGGCCCGATCGCGCTGATCGAGGACGGGGTGCCGGTGATCGTGGCGATGCCGTCGCCGAAGGGCAACGCGTTGCTGCACTCCAAGCTGCTGAGCAATATCCGTGAGGTGCAGGCCCGCGGCGCGGTCACCATCGTCATCGCCGAGGAGGGCGACGACACCGTCCGGCCGTACGCCGACCACCTCATCGAACTGCCGGCGGTCTCCACGCTGCTGCAGCCGCTGCTGTCCACCATCCCGCTGCAGGTGTTCGCCGCCTCGGTGGCGCTGGCCCGCGGCTACGACGTCGACAAGCCCCGCAACCTGGCGAAGTCCGTCACCGTCGAGTAG
- a CDS encoding ferredoxin, producing the protein MRVRVDRDRCVGNGVCEVLAESLFMVGDDGQAEVLVDEIPGDAEGLAREAADCCPALALVIDE; encoded by the coding sequence ATGAGGGTCCGCGTCGACCGTGACCGCTGCGTCGGCAACGGTGTCTGCGAGGTGCTGGCCGAGTCGCTGTTCATGGTGGGCGATGACGGGCAGGCCGAAGTGCTGGTGGACGAGATCCCCGGCGACGCCGAAGGTTTGGCGCGGGAGGCGGCGGACTGCTGTCCGGCTCTGGCGTTGGTGATCGACGAATGA
- a CDS encoding putative quinol monooxygenase, whose protein sequence is MAEIQIRGAFPDIASAQLPEFAAVAEEVLTSIRNEAGVLQYDVFVDDGRRAAVVLQRYADSEAVLRTLAATREHVRRLAQLGGGLRMEIFGDPSPQLRQVFAASHTASAAPTYSPADRVVVSGPCGTTTGPNRSALPRPRCWPPCPTAR, encoded by the coding sequence ATGGCCGAGATTCAGATCCGGGGCGCCTTCCCCGACATCGCCTCAGCGCAGCTGCCGGAGTTCGCCGCCGTCGCCGAGGAGGTCCTCACCTCGATCCGGAACGAAGCCGGGGTCCTGCAGTACGACGTCTTCGTCGACGACGGCCGCCGCGCCGCGGTGGTGCTGCAGCGCTACGCCGACTCCGAGGCGGTCCTGCGCACCCTGGCGGCCACCCGCGAACACGTCCGCCGGCTCGCCCAACTCGGCGGCGGCCTCCGGATGGAAATCTTCGGCGACCCCTCACCACAACTACGGCAGGTGTTCGCGGCCTCGCACACCGCGTCGGCCGCGCCGACCTATTCCCCGGCTGATCGGGTTGTAGTCTCCGGGCCATGCGGCACTACTACCGGCCCGAACAGATCCGCGCTGCCGAGGCCCCGCTGCTGGCCGCCATGCCCGACGGCGCGCTGA
- a CDS encoding NAD(P)H-hydrate dehydratase: protein MRHYYRPEQIRAAEAPLLAAMPDGALMRRAAWPLSVAIAAELRRRAGGVAGRRICAVVGSGDNGGDALWAATFLRRRGAAADAVLLNPDRTHAKALAAFRAAGGRVVEKISDTTDLVIDGVVGIGASGSLRPAAAAVFAATTAPVVAVDLPSGVDPSTGAITGPAVRAALTVTFGGLKPVHALADCGRVELVDIGLDLPQADLLGLQADDVAACWPTPGPADDKYTQGVTGVLAGSAVYPGAAILCSGAAVASHSGMVRYAGPAAAEVVSHWPEVIATREHRDAGRVQAWVVGPGLGVGHDASAVLRFALSTDLPVLVDADALTVLAAHPELVVDRTAPTLLTPHAGEFARLAGAPPGDDRVAATRALAAKFGATVLLKGNVTVIAGPDGPVYLNPAGNSWAATAGSGDVLSGIIGALVAAGLPPATAAAAGAFTHSRAAELAAEDPGPTAVPISATRILTHIRPALAAIL, encoded by the coding sequence ATGCGGCACTACTACCGGCCCGAACAGATCCGCGCTGCCGAGGCCCCGCTGCTGGCCGCCATGCCCGACGGCGCGCTGATGCGCCGAGCGGCCTGGCCGCTGTCGGTCGCCATCGCCGCCGAACTGCGCCGCCGCGCCGGCGGGGTGGCCGGACGCCGGATCTGCGCGGTCGTCGGCTCCGGCGACAACGGCGGCGACGCGCTGTGGGCCGCGACGTTCCTGCGCCGCCGCGGCGCGGCGGCCGACGCGGTGCTGCTCAACCCGGACCGCACCCACGCCAAAGCGCTCGCCGCCTTCCGCGCCGCCGGTGGCCGCGTCGTCGAAAAGATCTCCGACACAACCGATCTGGTGATCGACGGGGTGGTCGGCATCGGCGCGTCCGGCTCGCTGCGGCCGGCCGCAGCGGCGGTGTTCGCCGCCACCACCGCGCCGGTGGTCGCCGTCGACCTGCCCAGCGGCGTCGACCCGTCGACCGGCGCGATCACCGGGCCCGCGGTGCGGGCCGCGCTGACGGTCACCTTTGGCGGTCTCAAACCCGTGCACGCGCTTGCCGACTGCGGCCGGGTCGAACTCGTCGACATCGGCCTGGATCTGCCGCAGGCGGACCTGCTGGGCCTGCAGGCCGACGACGTCGCCGCGTGCTGGCCCACGCCGGGGCCCGCCGACGACAAATACACCCAGGGCGTCACCGGCGTGCTGGCCGGTTCGGCGGTCTACCCGGGCGCGGCCATCCTGTGCAGCGGGGCGGCGGTCGCCAGCCACTCCGGCATGGTGCGCTACGCCGGCCCGGCCGCCGCCGAGGTGGTTAGCCACTGGCCCGAGGTGATCGCCACCCGCGAGCACCGCGACGCCGGCCGGGTGCAGGCCTGGGTGGTCGGCCCGGGCCTGGGCGTCGGCCATGACGCGTCCGCGGTGCTGCGCTTCGCGCTGTCCACCGACCTGCCGGTGCTCGTCGACGCCGACGCGCTGACCGTGCTCGCCGCCCACCCCGAACTCGTCGTCGACCGGACCGCGCCCACCCTGCTGACCCCGCACGCCGGAGAGTTCGCCCGACTCGCCGGCGCCCCGCCCGGCGACGACCGGGTCGCCGCCACCCGAGCCCTGGCCGCCAAGTTCGGCGCCACCGTGCTGCTCAAAGGCAACGTCACCGTCATCGCCGGACCGGATGGGCCGGTCTACCTCAACCCCGCCGGCAACTCCTGGGCGGCCACCGCCGGTTCCGGCGACGTGCTCAGTGGCATCATCGGCGCGCTGGTCGCCGCCGGGTTGCCCCCGGCGACCGCGGCCGCCGCCGGGGCGTTCACCCATTCCCGCGCGGCCGAACTGGCCGCCGAAGACCCCGGGCCGACCGCCGTCCCGATCTCCGCCACGCGGATCCTCACCCATATCCGACCGGCGCTGGCCGCCATTCTGTAG
- a CDS encoding dienelactone hydrolase family protein: MARTKGLLNRLTRRGPHRVLRGDLAFAGVPGEVHTPESGLGLPAVAFGHDWVTPVSGYTGLLEHLASWGIVAAAPATEKGLAPSVLNLSHDLGVALDIVCGVRLGPGKISVDPGKLAVAGHGFGGSAAVFAAAGLGARVRTAAAIFPTVTKPSVLGPASALKIPGVVFGAPDDPTSFTSTAIELAGAWDDATLRVVAKGRSRGLASGRRALKYLGLPSSDKRTQQAVRGLLTGYLLYTLAGDKTYREFADAEVELPKTTAPLPELAPVGPEEKFIALLRG, encoded by the coding sequence GTGGCCAGAACCAAGGGACTGCTCAATCGGCTGACCCGCCGCGGACCCCATCGCGTTCTCCGCGGTGACCTGGCGTTTGCCGGTGTGCCCGGCGAGGTGCACACCCCCGAATCAGGGCTCGGCCTGCCCGCGGTGGCGTTCGGCCACGACTGGGTCACACCGGTCTCCGGCTACACCGGGCTGTTGGAACACCTCGCGTCCTGGGGCATCGTCGCGGCCGCGCCCGCGACCGAGAAGGGCTTGGCGCCGTCGGTGCTCAACCTGTCCCACGATCTGGGCGTGGCGCTCGATATCGTCTGCGGCGTGCGGTTGGGCCCCGGGAAGATCAGCGTGGACCCGGGCAAGCTCGCGGTGGCCGGCCACGGCTTCGGTGGATCGGCGGCGGTGTTCGCGGCCGCCGGGCTCGGAGCGCGGGTGCGCACCGCCGCGGCCATCTTCCCGACCGTCACCAAACCGTCGGTGCTGGGCCCGGCGTCGGCGCTGAAGATCCCCGGCGTGGTTTTCGGGGCGCCCGATGACCCCACCAGCTTCACCTCGACGGCGATCGAACTGGCCGGCGCGTGGGATGACGCCACCCTGCGGGTGGTGGCCAAGGGCCGCTCCCGCGGGCTGGCGTCGGGTCGGCGGGCGCTGAAGTACCTAGGCCTGCCGAGTTCCGACAAACGCACTCAACAAGCGGTGCGCGGACTGTTGACCGGGTACCTGCTCTACACGCTGGCCGGCGACAAGACCTACCGGGAATTCGCCGACGCCGAGGTGGAGTTGCCCAAGACCACAGCGCCGCTGCCGGAACTGGCGCCGGTCGGCCCAGAGGAGAAGTTCATCGCGCTGCTGCGCGGCTGA
- a CDS encoding type VII secretion target — MADPQSSAQVDTAVLDAAATGFDLLSRTLDARAAWSRLAFGATTAGRSHVGAGQSLRQALDPLAAAMAGWERAAAGIAAVLRSGSQRYRAGESDAAALIGSG; from the coding sequence ATGGCAGACCCCCAATCGTCCGCCCAGGTGGACACCGCCGTGTTGGACGCCGCCGCCACCGGCTTCGACCTGCTCTCGCGGACCCTGGATGCCCGCGCCGCCTGGTCCCGGTTGGCCTTCGGCGCCACGACGGCCGGCCGGTCCCACGTCGGCGCGGGTCAATCGCTGCGTCAGGCGCTGGACCCACTGGCCGCCGCGATGGCCGGGTGGGAGCGCGCCGCCGCGGGCATCGCCGCGGTCCTGCGTTCCGGATCGCAGCGCTACCGCGCCGGGGAGTCGGACGCCGCGGCGCTGATCGGGTCGGGCTGA
- a CDS encoding lipoyl domain-containing protein: MTEPMDIRMPKLNVTMTEGTFSGWLAPDGAQVDEGEDLYTVGTDKVETDIPSPCAGVLRHGDVADGETYPVGTVLGTVGT, translated from the coding sequence TTGACCGAACCTATGGACATCAGGATGCCCAAGCTCAACGTCACCATGACCGAGGGCACATTCAGCGGTTGGCTGGCCCCCGACGGCGCCCAGGTCGACGAGGGCGAAGACCTCTACACCGTCGGCACCGACAAGGTGGAAACCGACATCCCGTCGCCGTGCGCGGGGGTCCTGCGCCACGGGGACGTCGCCGACGGCGAGACCTATCCCGTGGGCACGGTGCTGGGAACCGTCGGAACCTAG
- a CDS encoding NADP-dependent oxidoreductase — MSDPMNTVWRLTSRPHGPVRREDFSVSVEPLPTPGPGQVLLRNLYLIVPASMRLWMNAEDTYLPAQRLGAVMRGITVSVVEQSEDPAFPVGAYVNAMGGWQEYALAKTAHLQRITPHPDIGLASYRGVLGLQGMTAYCGLTDVCRPEPGQTLVVTAAAGSVGSLVCQIGKKLGLRVIGVAGGPAKCDWLVRACGADGAIDYKNDDVAARLDELCPDGVDMQFENVGGPVMDLIMARINRGARIALCGMVSGYQGGDNAGGHALMNLVNQRATLRGFIVSDYLHRAQEVCDRLTEWVLDGSLVYTEEFSDGLDSTPEAMNRLARGENRGTQFVRVSPV, encoded by the coding sequence ATGTCCGATCCGATGAACACCGTCTGGCGACTGACCTCACGGCCCCACGGCCCGGTGCGCCGGGAGGATTTCTCGGTCAGCGTCGAACCGCTGCCGACACCCGGGCCCGGACAGGTGCTGCTGCGCAATCTGTACCTCATTGTGCCGGCGTCCATGCGGCTGTGGATGAACGCCGAGGACACCTATCTGCCGGCGCAGCGCCTCGGCGCGGTGATGCGCGGCATCACCGTCTCGGTGGTCGAGCAATCCGAGGATCCCGCCTTCCCGGTCGGCGCCTACGTCAATGCGATGGGCGGCTGGCAGGAGTACGCGCTGGCTAAGACCGCGCACCTGCAGCGGATCACCCCGCACCCCGATATCGGGCTGGCGAGCTACCGCGGGGTGCTGGGCCTGCAGGGCATGACCGCCTACTGCGGGCTGACCGATGTGTGCCGGCCCGAGCCGGGACAGACGCTGGTGGTGACGGCCGCGGCGGGCAGCGTCGGATCGCTGGTCTGCCAGATCGGCAAGAAGCTCGGACTGCGGGTCATCGGCGTCGCGGGCGGGCCGGCCAAGTGCGACTGGCTGGTGCGCGCCTGCGGCGCCGACGGCGCCATCGACTACAAGAACGACGACGTGGCCGCGCGGCTGGACGAACTGTGCCCGGACGGGGTGGACATGCAGTTCGAGAACGTCGGCGGCCCGGTGATGGACCTGATCATGGCCCGGATCAACCGCGGCGCCCGAATCGCCTTGTGCGGCATGGTGTCCGGCTACCAGGGCGGTGACAATGCCGGCGGCCACGCGTTGATGAACCTGGTGAACCAGCGGGCCACCCTGCGCGGCTTCATCGTCTCGGACTATCTGCACCGGGCGCAGGAGGTGTGCGACCGGCTCACCGAGTGGGTGCTCGACGGTTCCCTGGTCTACACCGAGGAGTTCAGCGACGGCCTGGACTCCACGCCGGAGGCGATGAACCGGCTGGCCCGCGGAGAGAACCGCGGCACCCAGTTCGTCCGGGTGAGTCCCGTCTAG